A single genomic interval of Pseudorca crassidens isolate mPseCra1 chromosome 19, mPseCra1.hap1, whole genome shotgun sequence harbors:
- the SPEM1 gene encoding LOW QUALITY PROTEIN: spermatid maturation protein 1 (The sequence of the model RefSeq protein was modified relative to this genomic sequence to represent the inferred CDS: inserted 2 bases in 1 codon; deleted 2 bases in 2 codons; substituted 1 base at 1 genomic stop codon) → MATAEWPRPGWASCHSPSTNNCQDLGNSVLSLLGLIICVNIGINTVTLLWRRLRGVLHQVFRVICEKEASELCSPGKQTQPPKQSAPAVGLRCTMDPVKMTVSPTPTRRRHRRDSSARRAHRPVAWDPDTDSDDEKPARQHTTICPHNWNCPKDWEGFQSTQGFWTPWAQDAVEPPTQTIRFQQTAEGRPLKREAXSELGLQAYAYPCEPPPHSPQALSHKNGWGVPQAEQEQCSPAQPPILGPAHVADIPWRHSSGRVAYNTRDMRRRLREVTREVEALSHCYPPVSGSSMAEGTGKAXVYHSLTER, encoded by the exons ATGGCCACGGCTGAGTGGCCCCGGCCCGGGTGGGCCTCGTGTCACAGCCCCAGCACCAACAACTGCCAGGACCTGGGCAACTCCGTCCTGTCACTGCTGGGCCTCATCATCTGCGTTAACATTGGCATCAATACGGTGACACTG CTCTGGCGCAGACTCCGTGGCGTCTTACACCAAGTGTTTCGAGTTATTTGTGAGAAAG AAGCTTCTGAGTTATGCTCACCTGGGAAGCAGACCCAGCCCCCGAAGCAGAGCGCCCCTGCAGTCGGCCTTCGGTGCACCATGGACCCTGTGAAAATGAccgtgtcc cccacccccactcgcCGCCGTCACCGTCGAGACTCTTCAGCACGCCGCGCCCACCGCCCCGTAGCCTGGGACCCTGACACTGACAGCGATGACGAGAAGCCCGCACGTCAGCACACAACAATCTGCCCCCACAACTGGAATTGCCCCAAGGACTGGGAAGGCTTTCAGTCCACCCAGGGGTTCTGGACTCCCTGGGCCCAGGATGCCGTGGAGCCACCTACCCAGACCATCCGCTTCCAGCAAACTGCAGAGGGAAGGCCGCTCAAAAGAGAGGC GTCAGAGCTGGGCCTACAGGCCTACGCGTAT CCCTGTGAACCCCCACCCCACAGCCCTCAGGCCCTGAGCCACAAGAACGGGTGGGGGGTGCCCCAGGCAGAACAGGAGCAGTGCTCACCAGCCCAGCCACCCATCCTGGGCCCGGCCCACGTCGCAGACATCCCCTGGCGCCACTCCTCGGGGCGCGTAGCCTATAATACCAGAGACATGAGGCGGCGGCTGCGGGAGGTGACCAGGGAGGTGGAGGCCCTGTCCCACTGTTACCCCCCGGTCTCTGGATCCAGCATGGCTGAGGGGACGGGAAAGGCCTAGGTATATCATTCCCTGACAGAGAGGTGA
- the SPEM2 gene encoding uncharacterized protein SPEM2, translating into MARPTRYSLSSYHHLHNHSRSCSRRPCSHQRRPKNRRQFPYSRSGFRRPHRSHGMSQLRPMPSFDREDPDSYLEEEDDLSFPQPKYPWGCWGGLYQQTGLPSNVGLWGRQGGILASLPPPCLYLPPELRRMAKHVEAKSELRLQSFGAPCSPTRIWGNVEADQWTSSPPPLRRLPPNPPWVPGGHSTYPSRGQLPYDSWDQRRRGLESSEPPSALVPRGCRPEAWQRNSPPAHGRSLLSCAHSQPNRSPHPFTGHLNYSQDPHEARRRAAEWAETLPVRCPLATSASLTVLAEASDQRAPAPSSALLLRPSQPLPDVQATEHPPPPPTFMPLRRNPGGNANYQVYDSLELKRQVQEGQARANSLLPSTSASRPSLQASQTGKTN; encoded by the coding sequence ATGGCCCGGCCCACTCGCTACTCCCTGTCCTCCTACCATCATCTCCACAACCATAGCCGCAGCTGCAGCCGCCGCCCCTGCAGCCACCAGCGGAGGCCGAAGAACCGCAGACAATTCCCCTACAGCCGCTCAGGCTTCCGTAGGCCGCATCGCAGCCACGGGATGTCACAGCTGCGGCCGATGCCCTCCTTTGATCGGGAGGACCCGGACTCCTACCTGGAGGAGGAAGATGACCTTTCCTTCCCACAACCCAAGTACCCGTGGGGGTGCTGGGGAGGGCTCTATCAGCAGACGGGCCTGCCTTCCAACGTGGGCCTCTGGGGCCGTCAGGGTGGGATCCTGGCCAGCCTGCCACCACCCTGTCTCTACCTGCCGCCCGAGCTGCGCCGCATGGCCAAGCATGTGGAGGCCAAGTCCGAGCTAAGGCTGCAGTCCTTCGGGGCCCCCTGCTCACCAACCCGCATCTGGGGCAACGTGGAGGCTGACCAGTGGACCTCGTCTCCACCACCTCTCCGACGGCTGCCCCCTAACCCCCCGTGGGTCCCTGGGGGGCACAGCACTTACCCCTCAAGGGGCCAGCTGCCGTATGACTCCTGGGATCAACGGCGGCGTGGTCTGGAgagctctgagcctccatccgctctggtgcctcggggcTGCCGGCCCGAAGCCTGGCAGCGCAACTCCCCCCCGGCCCACGGACGGAGCCTCCTCAGCTGTGCTCACAGCCAGCCCAACCGCAGCCCACACCCCTTCACGGGACACTTGAATTACTCCCAGGATCCCCACGAGGCGCGGCGCcgggcggccgaatgggctgagacgCTGCCCGTGCGGTGCCCTCTGGCCAcgtccgcctccctcacggtgctggccgaggcctcggaccagcgggccccggctcccagctcagcgctgctcctccgcccctcccagcccctgcccgacgtccaggctaccgagcaccctccacccccacccaccttcatgccactcaggcGGAACCCGGggggcaatgccaactaccaggtgtatgacagccTGGAGCTGAAGCGGCAAGTGCAGGAGGGCCAAGcacgggccaactcgctgctaccttccacctcggcctcgaGGCCCTCTCTGCAGgcgagccagactgggaaaacgAACTGA